One segment of Castanea sativa cultivar Marrone di Chiusa Pesio chromosome 3, ASM4071231v1 DNA contains the following:
- the LOC142628359 gene encoding uncharacterized protein LOC142628359, whose product MASNILQEFLAAWNENEGSSPADPTILQHWQPPDLGSYKVNFDAAIFSASNSTGLGVMMRDCAGEAIGALSMPIPLPQSIADVEALACRRTVQFVAEIGLTRVVFEGDSLVIINALTTDIGELASYGAVLEDIRVLILGFQMVGFKHVPRSCNAVADALAKKASSAVGLQVWLEDIPLDIAPLVLRDVH is encoded by the coding sequence ATGGCAAGCAATATTCTCCAGGAATTTCTTGCAGCTTGGAATGAGAATGAGGGGTCATCACCAGCTGATCCAACTATTCTGCAGCACTGGCAACCCCCTGATCTTGGCAGCTATAAGGTTAACTTTGATGCGGCCATATTTAGTGCATCAAATTCTACAGGCCTTGGAGTGATGATGCGTGACTGTGCTGGGGAAGCAATAGGAGCGCTTTCAATGCCTATTCCCCTGCCTCAATCCATAGCAGATGTGGAGGCCCTTGCCTGTCGCAGAACTGTGCAATTCGTAGCAGAGATTGGCCTGACTCGGGTTGTTTTTGAAGGTGATTCTTTGGTGATCATCAATGCACTTACCACTGATATAGGGGAATTGGCCTCCTATGGAGCTGTCTTAGAAGACATTCGTGTGCTGATTTTGGGCTTTCAAATGGTAGGATTTAAGCATGTGCCTCGCAGTTGTAATGCCGTAGCTGATGCTCTAGCTAAGAAAGCAAGCTCAGCTGTAGGTTTGCAGGTTTGGCTAGAGGATATTCCCTTAGACATTGCTCCTCTTGTGCTAAGGGATGTCCATTAA
- the LOC142626832 gene encoding uncharacterized protein LOC142626832, which translates to MYGSQPDLQWLSLIFLVVILPHLLGFTVQKSEARPLNPNMEVEGRKNPSSFSSLVEDQYVANKGENSRGPPVLYSPPSHIGNHKMSAGSRVHGGDQYVPLDKGPVPPSAPNPISHDAIRNP; encoded by the exons ATGTACGGGTCTCAGCCAGATCTTCAATGGTTGTCCCTCATCTTCTTGGTTGTGATTCTCCCTCATCTTCTTGGTTTCACCGTTCAAAA ATCTGAAGCTCGACCTCTGAATCCAAACATGGAGGTGGAGGGGAGAAAGAATCCATCATCATTTTCATCATTGGTCGAAGACCAATACGTAGCCAATAAAGGAGAGAATTCAAGAGGTCCACCAGTTTTGTATTCCCCTCCTTCCCACATCGGAAACCATAAGATGAGTGCAGGTTCGAGGGTTCATGGTGGTGATCAATATGTTCCACTTGATAAAGGTCCAGTCCCACCTTCAGCCCCTAATCCAATCTCCCATGATGCAATTCGCAACCCCTGA